The Phragmites australis chromosome 1, lpPhrAust1.1, whole genome shotgun sequence genomic interval CCTCTCCGGTGGTCATACCGCCACAGCTCAGAAACATCCCAAAGACAGTCTTTCCTTGGTTTCTTTCAAACTAAATTtcccactctatatgaaatgcatgtTTGGGCAATTGTGGCACTATAGATATCTGAAGTAAGTGCagatcaacccctcttaatagtacgatacttatcctatcaatctagttaatttctcttctctaatctcctttgattggcaaaaaaaaaaaaatgccctACAGTTATACCTTTACCTTGAGCTAACCATTTTCATGTTTTCCACTCATGCATCttctagctccgcaacatctttgtgattaactttttcataactcattcaaatatgttagtccacaaaagacatatcatcattaattaccaaaacacgaattagggacctagatgcttCACAAGGTCCCCGCGTCTCAGTTGTAAGGACAAGGGTCACTAAAGAAGCAAATAAGGAGCGAAGGACCACCTGAGGCAAGATGAAGAACCAGAAGGGTGCGAGCCCGAAGGACTGGCCGTAATGTGTACCAGCAGACACATGTCACATCCTGAAATGACGTAACATTGTAATAGTGTAGTGGTTGTAATACCCCTAAGAATATTCTAGGGAGCAGGGCCACTAATGTAATGTGAATTGTAGTGGTTGaggtatggctataaatacctccacCCTATTGATGTGATGGTATGAATAATTAATATACCACAAAATACTGATCCACTTGGTTGTGATTGTTTACTATGATGGGATTGTTCGCTATGTTGTGATTGAGATCCCAATAATGTGCCTACCCACTGATGTTTCATCTCCATGGGAGTACACGCTCCACTCTAGAAACACCTTCTTGTGCCATATAGTTCCAGGAAGTACCACCACGTGGCATACACTATGTTGGGAGGAATGCTAATTACTCGGCTAGCCCAATCCCATATGTGGCTTATGGTTGTACCATCAAGCTCAGTCCGATCGCACCACGAAATGGTCATTAACTAATGTGAGCAATTATACTACCAATCCAGATCCATGCAACCTACACTAGTCTCCACCAAAcacttgctcaaatccaaaGTCCATGTTGCTAACAAAATTATTCTCCAATTTTATTAAGGTTGCATAAGACCATTATCAGATATGATTGAGAAATTATAATAACCAATATCCCAAAGTAGGCTAAGAAAAAACTTCCCTTCCCATATTCCCACTAAAACATTGGCGACAACAAGTGCTTCTTCCGGGGAGCCTTCCGTAAATCAGGCGACGCCTGAATTCCATGCTGAGGACGACTCCGCCCACGGGTTGGACCACACCACAGGAAAAAGTCCTTCCACGGCAAGAGAAGGGTGACCGGAACAAGAAAAGGCACTAAAGTATGCACCCGGCGTGTaaacttcttctttttatttacCAATGTCGCTATTCGACTGATCATCCTTTGAGACCACAGAGAACATTAGAGAGGCTCTCCCATTCCCACCTGATACGTCAAAGCAATTGACTAATAAGGGGAACCAACCAGTTGAATTTGATTGATTATGTCACTCCGCATTACTAAAAAAGGCTTTTCCCTGGGCGAAAGGGACATGGTTGTACTGGATTTCTAGTCCTATAGTGGAAGAGCAGTAAGGACTCAATAAGTGCCAATATGCAATGGGTAGCTTGGGCTATTTGGAAAAATGAAGAATAGATCCCTAATCCGCTCTTTGATTAGTAGGTTCTACTGGGGAATCGTAACCATCCTCCACAATTTAGGTTTGGTCGTCGAACCATAGAGAACCTACCTCACAAAGATCTTTGGTGGTAAGCATCCAGTATCTCAGCAAATGAACATTTCTCTAAGCTTATCCTATAGATTATACGTCATTTGAAAGCCTTCAACACAACATAGGTCATCGAAAGGATCTCGGACGACTCACCAAAGCACGAAAGCCAGTTAGAAAATGGATTCCTATTTGAAGAGTGCCTAACCGCATGGATAAGAGTGTGCATAGAGTAATAGGCCTGCCTATAAGAGCATAAAAGCCTGAGAGCTACCCGcgcaactaaaagagttaactTCTAGAATAACCAGGAAGTTAGTAGTAGTATAACTCTAATTCCTAGGCTTCCCTCATCTGGGATCCTTGGGAAGAGGATCAAGTGGGCCCTTGCAAATAGCTTGATGCACTATCTCCCTTCAACCCTTTGAGCGAAATGTGGCAAAAGGAAGGAAAATTCATGGACCGACCCCATTATCATAAGATTCTAGATGAAtatgaattttctagaattttttgttatctttttagaattttttggatttataaagaattatttaaaattattctACTAAATAAAAACAATAATTATGCAATTAACATATTATTTAATAATTTCCAAActtattagaattatttttctactataaATCTACTCTTATTGGATTAGCATAACGCTATTATGAGGCCAGCAGAGGAATTAAAACAAATCAAAAAGGTTGAGCTAACTGGGATGATGACATAGCTGCTGAGTAGGTGACATATGGACTAAAAGACCGACATGATAGCTGAGGTGAACGGGTGTGGTGGTAGCTGACTAGATCTAGGCTTTCATTAAATAAGGATCACCAATTGAAGGTTGGACAGGATTAAATAAGACCGAAGTGGTATGATAGATCTAATCTTGACCATGCAATTTAAATCTTGGTTGATCTTTACCTTCTCAGGCTCCAGTCGTGGCAGAACAATGGTGGCTCCTTCCCCGCGATTGCTAGCGTCAGACAGAATCGCATTGCAATGGACGAGTTGCTCCGGTGAGCAGTGAATTTTGATAGGTGAACATTGGCGAATCTATTTGAAGTGAATTTGGGCGTCGGATGGCTTGGCAGAGGAGCGGCGATGACCTATACAATGGAGACTCTTGACAAGTGGTGGAGCAGCATGGGCAGGCTCTCAGGCAGTAGAATTGCTCGAACAGTGGGTGGTGTGAGTTGGAGGAGAGGTCTCATGGCCTACTTATAGCTGAGGGTTGAGGTGTATGGTTTACACCTAGTCAGTTAGGGTTTTGACTGGGGATAGAGTTCAATTTGATTGCGGAATTCAGCCTAGTTCTGTTTGAAAGCTTCCAAAAGGAGTTGTGGTCGAGGCAGATTCATCATGAAGAGGTTATCGTTGGTTCGATCCTGTGAACCAGTTGGAGATTGATGCCAAGCCTGTTTAGCGAAGCCTGCAAGAAAAGACTGAAAGGGGGGTTGGGGGTTGGGGGTACGGAGAGCAAGTGGCCCCTGGGCTGAATCCGACCTCTTGCCTAGCGCGAAGGGGTGGCCGTGAGAGAGCTGGGTGGGCTTCGGCCTGGCTCGACTTCGGTCCAAAAGGAGTTTGGCCAAGGTGGTGAGGCAGGGCGGTTCGAGGGGGAAAGAAGAGGTGGGTTGGCATGGGCGATGGGCTGCAGTGGGGATCTCAGCCTAGGAAGTGGGGGTGGCCTGTAGGGGAGGGAATGGGCCGAGGGGGAAGTGGGCTGACTCTTGGTTGGAAAAGGGAATGAAGTTTAGGATTCAGCGTAAAAGACATTTTTCCATGGTTTCTTTCTGTCTATTCTTTTCTCATATGTTTTCCAATAACTCAgatatcctttttcttttctactttTCCTTATTGGTTTTCCCTTCTCAATTGGATTCCTGCTAGCCAATTTATTTTCAGCAACTTCAAGAGCTAGCACTACTATTTAGGAACCGATTAAATTTCTTATGGTGATTTTCTTCCAATTTGTTCCAAGACATTtaattacttatttatttattattagtgcttattaattaatttatgctTAATAATGCTGCTAATTAAATTGGGTAGTTACCGTTTATCAATTTCCATGTAGATATTTAAACCACAAGTACTAGCCAAAGTCATGTGCATAGGCTATGTTTGGCACAGCTGAAACTTATGTACTTTTGCTGAAAGCTGCTTATGGCTTATGTCAAAAGCTGTTGGTTTTTACGAGAAATTTTTAAGTTCCCAGCACaccagtttttcagaaaagccactcTCAGTCAGCTTAtcagtttttagttcattttatcAGAAGCCAGCTTTTCAGCTTTTTCAAAAACTAGCAATAAGACAgcctatttatttcagcttataGCTTCTAAGAAGTAGAAGCCAGCAATAAGACGTGCCAAACAGGGTCATAGTTGGCTAAACAACTTGCAAAGCAATTCAACGTCTCGGCTTGGAGAGAGCTATGCAGTGGTCCAATTACTTTTTATGATTTAGTCCAATTGGACATTTGAAACGAAATCTGGAGCCTACAAACAAGCAAGTGGCTCTACCCGGGCAGCCTGCCATCTCTCCCACCAACGAAACATTCGGTACTTCTCCAAGATCACAATTGAAGATACATTGACCTCCAATGCCATCTTATATAGGTATCCTCCTTCCACCATGATAGTGGGTTTAAAACTTAGCATCTGACTAATAAGAGTGTTGCTATTTGTTTGATGTCTGAAATTTAGCTTTTCTTTAGGTGACGAATATGAGCCCCACGATCTTCATGCAGCAGCATCCAAAGCGTGCtactattcttcttcttcttcgtcgcctcccacctcttcttcttctccaatgCGCTAGCGACACGCTCCCCCACATCCACCTATCTCTGAAGGTGTCCCATCACTAGATCCGCTACCGCCCCCACCCCGCACCGCCCACCAGCCATCATCTATCGTCCACAATCGGTGGTGCCCCCTAGCCTCACTGCTACGGCCCCATGCCCGCCTCCTCCATTGGGCCAACCTTCCTTCCCCGAACCTCCTCTAAGCCTGGCGACGAAGGAAATCCCTCCAATTAACCCCCAACAAAGAACTGCCACCGTAAAGGCACCGTCGCCTAAGCACGCCTTGTAAATTTTAGGCATCTGAATTTTAGGAGGCATGGACTAATAAAGGCCTAAGCTTCCCTAGTAAACTTTTATGGCAATGAAAACTCCCCCTGAAGATAAAGATATTTCTTTTGTATTTGGAGAAATAGGTTATCTTGACAAAATATAATTTGGCAAAGTGTAAGTGGAATGGGAGTATCAAGTGTTACTTCTGCAGTCATAACTGAAAACATTTAACACCTATTCTTTGATTGTCATATCGCTAAATCAATTTGGTGTATTGTCAAAATGGCTCTGGATATAAAGATATCTAGAACCGTTACCTACATGATGGGTGATTAGTTGAGGGGTGTTGAGCAACAACATAAGAATCTATTCTTTATTGGTATAGTGACTTATGTTGGGCTATTTGCTATGCCATAATAATATTGCCTTTGACAAAAAACAACAATCATTGCTTTCTTGTAGGTACTATTTAGAAGAACGTATTGACTAAGTTATTAGACTTTACTATAGAAAGATGAGGACAAGGCAAATGTGCACTAGGCATGTCAAAGATTGGAGACAGTAGCAATAGAAGTCTTCACCAAGAATGAGTGGAGCTTTGCTTCCATAATATGTCCTGAATAATATCTCCGTCTCTATATAGTTTAAACACTTCTTTGCTTATTCGATAAAGTATGAGTCATGCAACTCAATTGTAATAAGAAATCAGGTTGTGTGCACTATAGTGCAGATGCCGGAAACTgttttccattattaaaaaaaaccatGATACTGGGTTTGTTACTTTCCCAAATAGTGTCACGAGAAATCGCAATCACTCCTTTTCTATTTAACTCATTATGAGTGCTGCCATTAACTGTTACACGAAAGTACATTTTTAATAGCATGGTTGTCCTGCAATTTTCTCAAGTTTATACTGGTATCACGTAAATACGGTGAACAAATAAACTGTCTAAACAGCCTTATTATATTATTGCAATAGGCGAGATATAGATGGGGAGATCATTGTTGTTTAGCTTCCAAGGAGAGCCATGAGGAAGATCTTGTAGTCACCGGAGGTCTCCTTAGTGATGGCTCGCTCCAAGGTAACCGCGGCCTTCTTCTGGAACGCGCCGCTGATGTCCTTCATGTCCTTCTCCGCGTGCATCACGATCACCCGAGTTATGCACTCCTCGTCAGTCTTCGATTCGCGGGTCACATTCCTCAGAACCTGCTTGCAGATGGAGAGATAATCCTCATCAGATCAGTTCAAGATTGACAGCACGCAGCTGTTTCATTTTTGCTTTAGTCCTTGGCACGTCACCTTGGCGAAGTACTTGTTTGCATCAGCAATGCACCTCATCGTGGTTCGCAGCGCGTGCAAGTAGCCCGTGGGATCAGTTCCATGTGGCAATGCCTAGTGATCGAATTGAAACGGGTTTACAACGTCTTTATTGATGCTATGCTAGCCTGAAGAAGTTCAAACATGAGGTGCGTTGTGGCTGTGTGACTGACCTTTGTGATGCTTGTGATGTACTTATCTCTGAAGCAGCTGAATGTGGCGTTGATTTGTGCTTTGCTCCTAGTACCCACGATCCTGATGAGCTCCTCGTGATCCATTGTGCCATTTCTTACAGCCTCATGGGCAATTTTCGCCTCTGATTTTGCTAACCCTATGTCTACATCGTCACCATCGTACCTATAAGTGCTCACTAGCGCAAGCAAGAGCTGAAGGAGACAACGATAGATTAGTCTGCGCAACAAGGATGACGAACATAGATtccaaaagaaaagatgaactaCACCTACGTACACTGCGAAGATTTCCCGTCGCCCGAGCAGCGACGTCTTCTTCAAGGGAGCACTTGTACAGGACATGGTAGGCCTTCTTTACTG includes:
- the LOC133888321 gene encoding annexin-like protein RJ4, with translation MATITVPQVAPSPAEDAAALMKAFQGWGTDEQAVIAILAHRDATQRKHIMLEYEQKYNESLIQRLQSELSGDFERAMYHWILDPVERQAVMANAATKCIQEKYPVIVEIACANSSAELLAVKKAYHVLYKCSLEEDVAARATGNLRSLLLALVSTYRYDGDDVDIGLAKSEAKIAHEAVRNGTMDHEELIRIVGTRSKAQINATFSCFRDKYITSITKALPHGTDPTGYLHALRTTMRCIADANKYFAKVLRNVTRESKTDEECITRVIVMHAEKDMKDISGAFQKKAAVTLERAITKETSGDYKIFLMALLGS